GGCAGCCGAGCGCGTCGGCCGCTCGGAAAGCCTCGTCCGGTTTCGTGCCCATGGTCCGGAGCAGGAGCAGGGCCGGACGGTTATGGGCGTAGAGCCGGTTCAGGAAACGGCTGGTGCCGGCGAGGTAGTCCTGGTGCAACTCCCGCTGAGGGTTGCTGTCAGGGTCGGCTTCCAGCAACTGGTTGCGCAGGTACAGGACGATCTTGATCTGGGGCAGATAGAGCCAGGATTTCGCGAGCAATCGGAGATCATCGGGTGAGAGGATCTGCGAATGTTCGGCGAGACCGAGTCGGAGATCATGAGCGACTATTTCCGTCATGGCCTCGTTCAGACCGTTGAATAGTGGATCGTCCATTGCTGGCTCAAGACCGTAGAGCGATAAACCCGATCGCCGCGGCAGGATTTGCAGGTCACGGCTGTCGTCGGATTGGGTCGCGGCGGTCACTTCGATCGCCAGGAAAGAAAGCAGGTGCGCCAGCTCATGGGTGAGCTTGTGAGCGAAATCGACCAGGTCGGTCTGGCGGCGCAGGTAGACGTGGCTGTAGGCGCATTTGCCGCGGCAGCGGTGGCCGAACTTGGCGTCGAATTCGTCGTCCGCGAGGATGTGGATGCGGGCTTCGGAGATCGGCGAATCAGGCAGGCCCAGCTTCGGCAGCAGGTCGTTCGCTGCGGCTACGGTCTCGATGATGAGGCTTCGCTCGTTGTCGGTCTTGGGCAGATCGACGACATGGTGAATGTCAGGCAGTGAACTGAACAGGGCATTGCAGATCAGACTGGTCTTTTGGGGATCGCAGCCGACACAGGTCACTTCGTCAACCCAACGCTCGCACATGGTGGTTCGGTCGTCGTTTCCGGTCATGGCAACCTCCGTTTTCAAAGGACGGTTCCGGATGTCGGAACAGAATATCTTAATCGAAGCCGCGGCAGTCGTCAACTGTCGCTTCTTTCCCCTTCCCCTGCACTGTACAGTGCAGGGTGCGGGGGATTAGCATCTTTTATTCAACCTCGGCTGACGCCCGAGGTTACATATTGGTGGTGAAAAAAACCGCCTGTGATGTGCACAGGCGGTCGAAGTTCAGCGCTCGAATTTCTGCAGGAACTCGAGCAATTCGGACGGAGTCACGAAACCGATGATGCGGTCGTCTGTAGGCTGGCAGGCGCCATCAAAAAAGATGATGACGGGAATGCCGCTGACGCCGTTCGCTTGCGCCAGTTCCGGGTTAGCGTCGGTGTCGACATGGACGCGTCCGTAGTTCGCCAGCGCGCGCTGTACTTGCGGATCGGCAAGCGTCTCTTTTTCGAGCAGTCGGCAGTAAGGACACCAGTTGGCGCCGAAGACGACCAGGGTCGTCTGATTCGCGGCGCAGGCTTCGGCCAGACAGTTGTGGTCCGGGCTCTGTTGGCACCAGCCATTTTCCTGGATCAGCAAGCAGTGATTCAGGATGAGGATGGCGCCCACGATGAACAGCTTGATGCCGACAAGTTTGCGTAGTTTGATCCGCCAGTCGCCGTCGAAGTGCAGGTGGATCGCGCCCAGGATCAGGCCGAGGCCGAGGAATGCGATGCCGAGGTCCAGGTCGGCCGGTCGCTGCAGGATCGGGAAGACCCCGCGCAGGAACCAGAATGCCGCTAGGAGCAAGGCGAGGCCGAAGACGCTTTTGACGGCGCGGATCCAGGGACCGCTCTTCGGCAGACGAAGCGCGAAGACGCCGACCAGGAAGAACGGCAGGCCGAAGCCGAGGGCGTAAGCGGCGAGCAGCGCCGCTCCCCAGATCGCGTCGCGTCCGATGGCGACGAAGGCCAGGAGGCCAGCGAGCACCGGACCGATGCAGGGGACGGCGACGAGGCCGGCGACGAGTCCGGCCGCGAGAGCGCCGAGCCAGCCTTGGCCGCTGCGGCCGGAGAGCCGGTTGGCGATGAAGCCGGGCAGGCGCGGTTCGTAGAGTTCGAACGAGCCGGCCGCGAGCAACACGAAGACCGCCGCGATACCGACGATCACCGCCGGCGAGCCGAGGAGCGAACCGAAGACCTGGCCGGTCAGGCTGAAGAACAGCCCGAGAGCGGTGAAAGCGGCGACGATGCCAGCGAGATAACAGGCGCTGCGGATGATCGCCTGGCGGCGCGAGGTCGAACGCGTGACACCGAGCGTTCCCAGGGTGATGGTCACCATAGGGAGTACGCACGGGGTCGCGACCGACAACAGACCGGCCGCGAAAGCCAATAGTATGGCTAGGGCTGAGCCGCCGCTCAGGGCGTCCTGGAGCAGAGTTTCCATCGTGAACCTCCGTGATTTTCAAGGAACATTTCAGTTTCAATCGTGCGCTTACCTTAAACGGCAGCCGGAGATAAGTCAAAGCCGGGGTTTTCGCGAGTTCGCCGGCCGCGAAAATGGTGGCAGGGTCTGAAGAAGATCCGGCGCTGATCGGCGGCGCAACCAAGATCATTGACGTTTGGTCGGCGCTTGTTATAAAGTCCGGCTGTTCTTTGATAAAGTTTTTCAGACTGCCAAAGGAGGCCGCGATGTTCAAGAAAACGGAGCGCGTTCGTCTTGAAGAGGCCAAGGCTGCCGAGCTCAGCCGTTTGCGTTGGAAGTTGTATCTGTTCACGATCCTGCTCGTCGGTTCGGGCGTTTCGATCCTGGCGCTCGCCTTCGGCGGCGATCCGGAATTCGTCTACCGCGCGACTTTCTTCGGGCTTCTGCTCGCGGCCGTAGTGGCCGTCGGTATTCCTCATGGCGATCTCTTGCCGGCGCCGCTTTACGCGCTGCTGGGATCCCTATGCCTCGCCGCGGTAGCCTGGTTGTCCGATCGTTTCCATGATCCATCCGCGCTGGCGATCATTGCTGGAGCCGCCATGCTGATCATGTCCGGATTGGCTTGGATGATCGTCAATGATCTGGGCCTCAGCCGCTTCACCGCGATCCTCGGTTGTCTAGCCTTGGCTGGAGCCGTGGCCGCGCTGATCGGTTTCAGCAGCCTGTATTTTTCGGTCCCGTTCGCCATCTTCACGATCGTCGGCATCGCCACTCACATAGCAGAGATCCGGCGCGTCGTCCGTTCCGCCTGACAAGCTCCCGTCCCGCAACACTGCGGGACGGTTTTTTTCATCACCAATATGTAACCTCGGGCGTCAGCCCGAGATTTTATAATTCGTGAATCCCCTGACTTGTCCCCCGGAGCTTTAGCGAAGGGGGAAGCCGCAGGCGGAGGGTGATCGAGCCGTTTCGTCGCGGGCCGCTGATCAGTCAATATATATAAATGAAACCGCCCCATCAGAGTTGATGGAGCGGCTAAGTGAAGCGGGGTGGGGAAGTCATTACGCGACGAGGGCGTACCAGGTGCGCGGGGCGCCTTTCTTTTCGGCGATGGGGATGATGCCTTGCAACATCAACCGGAGCACTGGTTCGATCCGGTTCATCCGTTCGGTGTTGCCGGTCAGTGCGAAGCCGATGAAGTAGGCGAGCGGATAGTACAGATGCCGCTGGATCATGCGGCGCAGTTCGCTGTTGCCGTAGGCCAGGCAGTCTGAGACCAGCTTGTCCACGAGCCTGGCCAGATCGTCTTCCAGGAAGCTCATGATCTTGTTGCCGCGCTCGTGGCCGAGTTCCTCCCACAGAGCGGAGTGGTTGCGACTGTATAACCGCTCCCGAAGGCTGTCTTCGGTGTCCCGGGCGAGTTCGCTCGCGGTCTCGCCGTTGCGGATGGCGAGGCGGGGGTCGGTCACGCTCACGAGGATGATCTTTTCCACGGGGCGGTTGCTGAGAGTGGCGATGACTTGCATGATCTCGGTCTCGTTCAGGTTGGCTTTTCCGGCCAGATGGAAGCCTTCGGCCGCGGCGGCCTCAAAGGCGGCGATCATGGTGGTGGCCTGTCTGGCCGGTTCGAGTGACCAGGCATTCTGAGCGACGAAGTCCGACAGCTCTGCGTTCATGACTGACTCCTCCCTTGGTGAGTTGTGAAAGTCCTTTTTGCGGCTTCGATTATTTATTTCTCGACTGGTATTTATAGCACGTTCAGGCGAGATTGTCAAGTCTCAGGTGTCGTTATTTTGGCTTGTTTAAGCTAAATATTTTAGATCCAAAAATAAAACCCGCGGTTTCACAGCCGCGGGCGCTGAAATTTTAGCCTTAGCCGCACGAAGAGCAGCCGCCGCAGCCGCTCTTTTTTTCGAGCGCGTAGATCCGCAGCCAGTCCAGCATGATGATCGAGGTCGCGGCTTCGATCCGGCCTTCGTCAACGGCCTGGAAAGCTTCATCCCAGGAATAGCGCCAGACCGAAAGGGTTTCGTTGCCGTCGCCGCAAGCGCGCGGTTTGCCGTTCACGCCGTCAATCACCGCCAGGTAGCCAGTGATCGTTTCCGTGCAGCCGCCCATGGTGGGATAAAAACGGTTGATCCGGTGCAGACGTTCGGCCGGCAGGCGATAGCCGGTCTCTTCGTGAAGCTCGCGGAGCGCCGCGGCGAGCGGTTCCTCTCCGGGCTCGATGATGCCGGCGGGGATCTCCAGGCTCAGCACATCCTTGGGGGCGCAGGTGAAGGCGCGGCCCGGCCGGCCTTTCAGGACGGTCTTCATCTGTGCGCGGCCGGAGGCCGTGTCCACGAAAGCCCGGGCGTGCCGCGGCTGTTCGATCAGGACGACCTCGTGCCGGCCGACATCAACGGCCATGATGGCGACCGCGTGGCCGCGATCCATGAGCTCGTGGCGATGTTTTTCGTTCGAGGCCTGGAACGACATGATGTTCAGGAAGCCGCGGCGTTCGGCGCGCGGTTCACTGTAGCGGAAGCGCTGAGTTTTTTTTCCGACCTGGCAGATGAGTTTGGGCATATGATCACCGCTAAAAGTATCATTCCGGAACCGTCGCGTCAAAGGTCGGTATGTTTGGCTATCCGTGTCCTAGGGGGTAGCCTGGAATCTTTGACTACGATATGATATAAACCACATCTATTATGATGAAAAGATACGTTTCACTGCTGATAGTGCTGATACTTTTGCCTCACTGCGCGGCACAGGCTTCTTCGATGTTTCCGCAGACGGCGGTTCGAACCGAGGCCTCCGGAGCGGCCGCCGAGCAGCCTTGTCATGAATCCGGATCGAAAGAATCGACCCCATCAGTTCCCGGACATGCCGATTGTTGCGTCCGCCCGCTCGCCGGTCAGACGGAGTTCGAAGCCGTCCAGGCTCCGCTGGTCATGACCTTGGAGTGGTCCGTCCGTGGCGCCGACCCGGTTTTTGTCGGCGAGAGTGTGGCCGGAGACGGCGACTTTTTCGCGAAATATCGCCACAGGCACGATCTTCTGGGTGTCGTTATGAGGGATTGAGCGCGCAGGCGGAAGTTTTAGCGCGCGAAAAATATCTTCAATAACGGCTTATCCTGAATTATGCGACAGATCAATTTGTATTTCCGTGATTATAGTTCGGACCAGTTGCGGGCTCTTGATGATGCGGCTGGTTCTTCGTCCGGAGTCGTCCGGGTTGACGTCTGGTCCGATCATGCCGAGATCGTGGTTGACAGCCAGGCGGCTGTTCAAACTTGTCTTGATCGCCTGGCGCGCAAGGGTTTTGTTTTCGAGCGTCAGACGGTCGTTGATGTCGGGGCGGAGAACGCCAGCGGGGCGTTCGAGGTCAGCATCAAAGGCATGACTTGCCGCAGTTGCGAGATCCTGATCGAAAAAAGATTCGGTTCGCTGCCTGGCGTAGCCGCAGTCGAGGCTGATTCGGCGACCGGGACCGCGCGGGTCAAATTCAACGGCGACCGGCGGCAGATCGTCGGTCAGCTCGGCTCGGCGCTTTCCGGCACTGCCTATGCCGTGGCGACGGTTGGCAAGGTCGGTTCCGTTGCGCCCGTGCCGGTCGAACGCCCATCAGTGGTGGAGGCCGCCGGCTACTTATTGCTCGCCTCGGTCATTGGTTGGATCATGGTCAGAACCGGCATTTTCGCTAGCCGGGCGACTCCGAACGGACAGGTCGGTCTCGCGGACGCCGTGATCCTGGGTCTCGTGGCCGGGGTTTCTTCCTGCATCGCTGTTTCCGCCGGTTTGCTTATCGCGGCTGTGGGTCGCGCTCGTCAGAACGGCAGATCCGGCCTGCGTTTGGCTGCTTTTTTCGTCGTCGGACGAACGTTGGCTTATGGGATCTTTGGCGGCCTGATCGGTCTGCTCGGAAAGATCCTGCTGCCTTCGCCGCTCGTGACCGGACTTCTGGTCGCCGCGGCATCGCTGCTCATGCTCGTTGCCGGTCTGGAACTGATGGAGATCGCGCCGTCGTGGCTCAAGCGGGCGCTGCCGGCCATGCCCAAGGCGGTTTCGCATCGGCTGACTGATCTGGGACAACTGCCGGTCTGGATCGCTCCGGGACTGCTTGGTGCGGCGACTTTTTTTCTGCCCTGCGGTTTCACTCAGTCATTGCAGATCTACGCCTTGTCAACGAGATCGTTTGGCGGCGGCGCTTTGGTCCTGGCTGGTTTCGCCGTCGGTACGGCGCCGGCTCTCCTGGCGTTCGGCTGGCTGGCCGGACCCCTGGCTTCGGGCAGCCGCTGGCGTCGTCCACTCTTGCGCGCGGCCGGTGCTTTGGTGATCGTAATGGGTCTCATGACTCTGAAGAGCGGCTTGACCCTGACCGGACTGCCGTTAACTTTCGGATCAGGAACGTCCACTACCGTGGTCCGGGATGATCAGGCTGCCGCTTTGCCGGCGATCGTTGATGGCAAGCAGGTCATCAAGATGGTCATCGGAGCCAACGGAGCGGCTTACGAACCGGATACATTCACGGTTCAAGCCGGCATCCCGGTGCGTTGGGAGATCGACCAGCACAGCCGCTCGGGCTGCTTGGCTTATGTCGTTTCTGCGCCGCTCGGCATCAACGCGCCGCTCGGGTACGGCGCCAATGTCGTCGAATTTACGCCGACGAATCCCGGACGCTTCGTCTTCAGCTGCTCGATGGGCATGTACACCGGGATCATTAACGTCGTTTCAGGAAAATGATTATGAACAAGACCAGATTATCCATTGCGGGCATGCATTGCGCTTCTTGCGCCATGAGTATCGAAGGCGGTCTCAAGGGTCTTGAAGGCGTGTCCGAGGCCAGTGTCAATTTTGCTTCGGGATCAGCCGTGATCACGCATGATCCGAACAAGACCAAGGAGAAAGATCTCCGTTCAGTCATCGAGGGGCTGGGTTACAAATTGATTGAAGCCGGCGGACCGGATCTGAGCCGGCGCATGTCGCAGGAATTATCCGAGTCGGCTTATCGGGCCGGAGCGGCGCTTCTTTTATCGTTGCCGGTGATCTTCCTGGCCATGACCGGCTGGCCGCTGCCGAACGCCTGGGGCGAGATCGGTTTGTCGGCTTGGATCCAGATGGGGCTGACCATAGTCATTGTCTTTTGGTATGGCCGCGATTTCCACATCGGTGCGCTGCAGCGTCTGCGGCATCTGACGACGAATATGGACACGCTCATCTCTATCGGCACGATTGCCGCTTTCGGTTACAGCGTGTCGGAGATGTTTCATGGACGGTCGGAATTATATTTCGATTCCGCCGCGGCCATCGCCGCCTTCGTCCTGCTCGGCCGGTATCTGGAGAATAAGAGCCGCGGCCGCGCTTCGGCGGCCGTGGAAAAATTGGTGACGCTCGGCGTCAAGCAGGCGCGGCGTCTCAAAACCGACGGTTCGTTCGAAGAGGTCGCGGTGGAGCTGGTCAAGGTCGGCGACAGCCTGTTGGTCAAGCCGGGAGAAAAATTTCCGCTCGACGGCCGGGTGCTCAAAGGCGATTCCTCCGTTGATGAATCCATGCTGACCGGCGAAAGCCTGCCGGTGGGCAAACATCTGGGCGATTCCGTTTACGGCAGCACGATCAATCGGAGCGGAGCGATCATGATGGAGGTCATGAAGACCGGTGAAGATACCATCCTGGCGCAGATCGTGAAAGCTGTCGGCGAAGCGATGGACCGCAAACCGCCCATTCAGAAATTAGCCGATCGGGTCGCCGGGATTTTCGTGCCGATGGTCATGGTGATCTCCGCGGCCACGCTGGTCGGCTGGTATTTCGCGACCGGTAATTTCGGCTCGGCGCTGATGCCGGCCGTGGCCGTCCTGGTCGTGGCTTGTCCGTGCGCTCTGGGTTTGGCCACGCCGACCGCGGTCATGGTGGGCACCGGCGTTAGCGCGCGTCTCGGCATTCTTATCAAGAACAGCGAGTCGCTCGAGAAAGCGGCCGCCATCGATACCGTGGTCTTCGACAAGACCGGCACTTTGACCGAAGGCCGGCCGGCCATCACGGACGTCAATGTCTGCAGTGCGGCGATAACGCCTGAAGAGGTGTTGCGGCTCGCGGCTTCCTTGGAGTTCAATTCCGTCCACCCGTTGGCGAGAGCGGTGGTCGAAGAGGCTAAGCGGCACGATGCCTTGCTGACCGATGTCTTTAATTTTGAAGAATTGCCTGGCCGCGGCGTGACCGGGAATGTGGATGGCCGCGCGCTGGCCGTCGGCTCCGGACGTTTGGGCAGCCACGACCGGTCCTACACCGAAGCGGAGGCTGCTTGCCATACGGCCCAGCTGGAGATCGCTGGCAAGACGGTCTTGAGGCTTTACATTGCCGGTGCGTTGGTCGGGGCGATCGGCGTAGCTGACCGTCCGAAAGAGGATGCCGCCGCCGCGATCAAAGAACTCAAACGCAGCGGTCTCGCGGTCGCCATGATCACCGGCGACAACTCTATTACCGCCAGGGCCGTCGGCGCGGAGATCGGCATCGAGGATGTCTCGGCCGAAATCATGCCAGCCGCCAAGGCTCACGAGATCAATCTGATGCGCGAGGCTGGCAAGCGGACGGCTTTCGTCGGCGATGGCATCAATGACGCGCCGGCGCTGGCGCAATCCGATCTCGGTATCGCGATCGGGACCGGGACTGACATTGCCATCGAGGCTGGCGACATCGTGCTCATGAGCGGTCGGCCTTCGAAGGTCGTCGAGGCTCTGGAGTTGTCCCGGCTGACTTTCCGGGTCATCCGCCAGAATCTGTTCTGGGCATTCTTCTATAATATGTTGGCCGTACCGATTGCCGCCCTGGGTCTGCTCACGCCGATGGTGGCCTCGCTGGCCATGGCTTTCTCCTCCGTCTCCGTCGTGGTCAATTCCCTGTTCATCGCCCGGTATCGTCCGAAGGTGTTGCCGCGTCCCTGAGCAGTCGTCAAACCGAATCAAAAGGTCCGCGCTCCAGGCGCGGATCTTTTTGCGAGCGGCGCTGCTGCCGGTCGTCTAAGCGGTTGGGCGGGTGTATAATTAATAGCGGACTCAGAGATCATTATGCTGATCCTCGCCCAGATCAAAGCCGGAAAATTCCGCCGCCATAGAAAGTCCCTGGCCCTGCTCGCCGCCGCGGCCGTTCTTGGAGCCGGGTTGTTGTTCATGAACACCTTGTCCGCCAATCTGGGACTGGAGGAAGCCGATATCGGTCTGGGCGCGACTTTTTCCAAGCCCTATGCCAGCAGTCTGGATCTGGATTGGCGGGAGACTTTTCTCGCCGCGCTCGACGATCTGAAGATCAGGTTGTGGCGTCTGCCGGCTTATTGGGATGATCTGGAACCGGAGCCGGGAAGCTACGATTTTTCGATCATCGACTGGCAGGTCCGGGAAGCGGCCAGCCGCGGCTCGCGGATCATCCTGGCTGTCGGCCGCAAATTGCCGCGCTGGCCCGAGTGCCGCGTCCCCAAATGGACTGCCGGACTCGACGAGGAGATCGTGCGGAAGAAGATCCTGGCGATGATCGGGGAAACGGTGAGACACTTCCGGTCTGAACCGGCCATCGTCGCCTGGCAGGTG
The sequence above is a segment of the Patescibacteria group bacterium genome. Coding sequences within it:
- a CDS encoding cytochrome c biogenesis protein CcdA, producing METLLQDALSGGSALAILLAFAAGLLSVATPCVLPMVTITLGTLGVTRSTSRRQAIIRSACYLAGIVAAFTALGLFFSLTGQVFGSLLGSPAVIVGIAAVFVLLAAGSFELYEPRLPGFIANRLSGRSGQGWLGALAAGLVAGLVAVPCIGPVLAGLLAFVAIGRDAIWGAALLAAYALGFGLPFFLVGVFALRLPKSGPWIRAVKSVFGLALLLAAFWFLRGVFPILQRPADLDLGIAFLGLGLILGAIHLHFDGDWRIKLRKLVGIKLFIVGAILILNHCLLIQENGWCQQSPDHNCLAEACAANQTTLVVFGANWCPYCRLLEKETLADPQVQRALANYGRVHVDTDANPELAQANGVSGIPVIIFFDGACQPTDDRIIGFVTPSELLEFLQKFER
- a CDS encoding NUDIX hydrolase, whose amino-acid sequence is MPKLICQVGKKTQRFRYSEPRAERRGFLNIMSFQASNEKHRHELMDRGHAVAIMAVDVGRHEVVLIEQPRHARAFVDTASGRAQMKTVLKGRPGRAFTCAPKDVLSLEIPAGIIEPGEEPLAAALRELHEETGYRLPAERLHRINRFYPTMGGCTETITGYLAVIDGVNGKPRACGDGNETLSVWRYSWDEAFQAVDEGRIEAATSIIMLDWLRIYALEKKSGCGGCSSCG
- a CDS encoding sulfite exporter TauE/SafE family protein; its protein translation is MRQINLYFRDYSSDQLRALDDAAGSSSGVVRVDVWSDHAEIVVDSQAAVQTCLDRLARKGFVFERQTVVDVGAENASGAFEVSIKGMTCRSCEILIEKRFGSLPGVAAVEADSATGTARVKFNGDRRQIVGQLGSALSGTAYAVATVGKVGSVAPVPVERPSVVEAAGYLLLASVIGWIMVRTGIFASRATPNGQVGLADAVILGLVAGVSSCIAVSAGLLIAAVGRARQNGRSGLRLAAFFVVGRTLAYGIFGGLIGLLGKILLPSPLVTGLLVAAASLLMLVAGLELMEIAPSWLKRALPAMPKAVSHRLTDLGQLPVWIAPGLLGAATFFLPCGFTQSLQIYALSTRSFGGGALVLAGFAVGTAPALLAFGWLAGPLASGSRWRRPLLRAAGALVIVMGLMTLKSGLTLTGLPLTFGSGTSTTVVRDDQAAALPAIVDGKQVIKMVIGANGAAYEPDTFTVQAGIPVRWEIDQHSRSGCLAYVVSAPLGINAPLGYGANVVEFTPTNPGRFVFSCSMGMYTGIINVVSGK
- a CDS encoding heavy metal translocating P-type ATPase, giving the protein MNKTRLSIAGMHCASCAMSIEGGLKGLEGVSEASVNFASGSAVITHDPNKTKEKDLRSVIEGLGYKLIEAGGPDLSRRMSQELSESAYRAGAALLLSLPVIFLAMTGWPLPNAWGEIGLSAWIQMGLTIVIVFWYGRDFHIGALQRLRHLTTNMDTLISIGTIAAFGYSVSEMFHGRSELYFDSAAAIAAFVLLGRYLENKSRGRASAAVEKLVTLGVKQARRLKTDGSFEEVAVELVKVGDSLLVKPGEKFPLDGRVLKGDSSVDESMLTGESLPVGKHLGDSVYGSTINRSGAIMMEVMKTGEDTILAQIVKAVGEAMDRKPPIQKLADRVAGIFVPMVMVISAATLVGWYFATGNFGSALMPAVAVLVVACPCALGLATPTAVMVGTGVSARLGILIKNSESLEKAAAIDTVVFDKTGTLTEGRPAITDVNVCSAAITPEEVLRLAASLEFNSVHPLARAVVEEAKRHDALLTDVFNFEELPGRGVTGNVDGRALAVGSGRLGSHDRSYTEAEAACHTAQLEIAGKTVLRLYIAGALVGAIGVADRPKEDAAAAIKELKRSGLAVAMITGDNSITARAVGAEIGIEDVSAEIMPAAKAHEINLMREAGKRTAFVGDGINDAPALAQSDLGIAIGTGTDIAIEAGDIVLMSGRPSKVVEALELSRLTFRVIRQNLFWAFFYNMLAVPIAALGLLTPMVASLAMAFSSVSVVVNSLFIARYRPKVLPRP